In Candidatus Zixiibacteriota bacterium, the following are encoded in one genomic region:
- a CDS encoding protein kinase has translation MKQLSQFDIVEQLGESKSGETWIALERDTNRKIILKRLSHPQLADPEIRAAVNQDLSNFARLGKNRIAAFDSILEQDWSYYAIRDYIDGINASEIAKGKKLATAGFLDYALQLAKCLNAIHAQELVHGNICASNIIITTDGTVRIVDCGLPLDYDRIQSKYPDNLSHFAPEQIVQRNLSSQSDLYSLGAVFFELLMGNRPKAKPEFSSEENNAIPTDIQLLVKKLLSHDPDEQIRNAEELKVTLEMISAEHHSMPQRVVLERGNWTPRAYLIAALVMLAFIVLWITEIWYFRQ, from the coding sequence ATGAAACAGCTATCGCAGTTTGACATAGTCGAGCAGCTCGGCGAGAGCAAAAGCGGCGAGACATGGATCGCGCTTGAACGTGACACAAACCGCAAAATAATCCTAAAAAGGTTATCACATCCGCAACTTGCCGATCCAGAGATTCGCGCAGCAGTCAACCAGGACTTGAGTAATTTTGCCCGGCTGGGGAAAAACCGAATTGCCGCATTTGATTCGATTCTTGAACAGGATTGGAGCTACTACGCTATTCGGGATTATATCGACGGCATAAACGCTAGTGAAATAGCCAAAGGCAAAAAATTGGCCACCGCTGGTTTTTTGGATTACGCGCTCCAGCTTGCCAAATGTCTCAATGCTATTCATGCCCAAGAGCTTGTTCATGGCAACATCTGCGCAAGTAATATCATTATTACGACGGATGGAACTGTCCGAATTGTCGATTGCGGATTGCCTCTGGATTATGACCGCATTCAGTCAAAATACCCGGATAATCTGTCCCATTTTGCGCCCGAGCAGATTGTGCAGAGAAACCTATCGTCGCAAAGTGACCTCTATTCCCTCGGAGCCGTTTTCTTTGAGTTATTGATGGGAAACAGACCTAAAGCCAAGCCCGAATTCTCGTCTGAAGAAAATAATGCCATTCCCACTGATATTCAGTTGCTCGTCAAAAAACTCCTGTCACATGATCCAGATGAGCAGATTCGGAATGCCGAAGAACTAAAAGTCACCCTTGAGATGATTTCCGCCGAACACCACTCAATGCCCCAGCGTGTGGTGTTGGAACGGGGGAATTGGACTCCTCGGGCGTACCTCATAGCGGCGCTTGTTATGTTGGCCTTCATAGTTCTTTGGATTACCGAAATCTGGTACTTTCGGCAGTAG